In Pseudomonas fluorescens NCIMB 11764, a single window of DNA contains:
- a CDS encoding HlyD family secretion protein: protein MPAQLKRRLFIFLLIVLLIAGGFFAQWFFKGRFYESTDNAYVQGEITRVSSQLGARIDQVLVQDNQHVEKGQLLIKLEGDDFHLAVDRANAALATRQAERLQAQSKLTQQASLIAASEAQVASSQASLGRSQIDLSRAQTLRKPGYVSEERVTTLSADNHIARSQVTKAQADAQSQRQQVNSLSAEIKRLDAMIANAKTDLAQAELNLTRSEIHAPISGLIGQRAAREGQYVQAGAYLLSIVPDQDIWIQANFKETQIGHMQPGQKAELTFDAYSDTPIEARVDSLFAASGAQFSLLPPDNATGNFTKVVQRIPVKLTFAADNPLHGKIRPGMSVTAKVNIKDAPDDGR, encoded by the coding sequence ATGCCTGCCCAACTCAAGCGTCGCCTGTTTATTTTCCTGTTGATCGTCCTGCTGATTGCCGGCGGCTTCTTTGCCCAGTGGTTCTTCAAGGGACGGTTTTATGAGAGCACCGACAACGCTTACGTCCAGGGCGAGATCACCCGTGTGTCGAGCCAGTTGGGCGCGCGCATCGATCAGGTGCTGGTGCAGGACAACCAGCACGTCGAGAAAGGCCAGTTGCTGATCAAGCTCGAAGGCGATGACTTCCACCTCGCCGTCGACCGCGCCAACGCAGCCCTCGCCACTCGCCAGGCCGAACGCCTGCAAGCCCAGAGCAAACTGACCCAGCAAGCCAGCCTGATTGCCGCGAGCGAGGCGCAAGTGGCCTCCAGTCAAGCCAGCCTCGGTCGCTCGCAAATCGATTTGTCCCGCGCGCAAACCCTTCGCAAACCGGGCTACGTTTCCGAAGAGCGGGTCACCACCCTCTCCGCCGACAACCACATCGCCCGCTCACAGGTAACCAAAGCCCAGGCGGATGCTCAAAGCCAGCGCCAGCAAGTCAATTCCCTGAGCGCCGAAATCAAGCGCCTCGACGCCATGATCGCCAACGCCAAAACCGATCTGGCCCAGGCTGAACTGAACCTGACCCGCAGCGAAATCCACGCCCCCATCAGCGGCCTGATCGGCCAGCGCGCCGCCCGCGAAGGCCAGTATGTGCAGGCCGGCGCTTATTTGCTGTCGATCGTCCCGGATCAGGACATCTGGATTCAGGCGAACTTCAAGGAAACCCAGATCGGCCACATGCAGCCCGGCCAGAAAGCCGAACTGACGTTCGACGCCTACAGCGACACACCGATTGAAGCGCGGGTCGACAGCCTGTTCGCGGCCTCAGGCGCGCAGTTCAGCCTGTTGCCGCCGGACAATGCCACCGGCAATTTCACCAAAGTCGTACAACGGATTCCGGTAAAACTGACGTTCGCCGCGGACAACCCGCTGCACGGAAAGATTCGTCCGGGCATGTCGGTTACCGCCAAAGTGAACATCAAAGACGCCCCTGACGATGGCCGGTGA
- the gltX gene encoding glutamate--tRNA ligase, whose translation MTTVRTRIAPSPTGDPHVGTAYIALFNYCFAKQHGGEFILRIEDTDQLRSTRESEQQIFDALRWLGIDWSEGPDVGGPHGPYRQSERGDIYQKYCQQLVEMGHAFPCFCTAEELDQMRAEQMARGETPRYDGRALLLSKEEVARRLAAGEPHVIRMKVPSEGVCVVPDMLRGDVEIPWDRMDMQVLMKTDGLPTYFLANVVDDHLMGITHVLRGEEWLPSAPKLILLYEYFGWEQPELCYMPLLRNPDKSKLSKRKNPTSVTFYERMGFMPEAMLNYLGRMGWSMPDEREKFSLQEMVDNFDLSRVSLGGPIFDIEKLSWLNGQWLRDLPVAEFASRLQTWALNPEYMMKIAPHVQGRVETFSQVAPLAGFFFAGGVNPDAKLFESKKLSGDQVRQLMQLILWKLESLRQWEKDNITATIQAVVESLELKLRDAMPLMFAAITGQASSVSVLDAMEILGPDLTRFRLRQAIDLLGGVSKKENKEWEKLLGNIA comes from the coding sequence ATGACCACCGTCCGCACGCGCATCGCGCCATCGCCTACCGGGGACCCCCACGTAGGTACCGCTTACATCGCTTTGTTCAACTACTGCTTTGCCAAGCAGCACGGCGGTGAGTTCATCCTGCGGATCGAAGACACCGATCAATTGCGTTCGACCCGCGAGTCCGAACAGCAGATTTTCGACGCCCTGCGCTGGTTGGGGATCGACTGGAGCGAAGGCCCGGACGTCGGCGGCCCGCACGGTCCGTACCGTCAGAGCGAGCGCGGCGACATCTATCAGAAGTACTGCCAGCAACTGGTCGAAATGGGTCACGCCTTCCCGTGCTTCTGCACCGCCGAAGAACTGGACCAGATGCGCGCCGAGCAAATGGCTCGCGGTGAAACCCCGCGATACGACGGCCGTGCACTGTTGCTGTCCAAGGAAGAGGTCGCGCGCCGCCTGGCCGCCGGCGAGCCACATGTGATCCGTATGAAAGTGCCAAGCGAAGGCGTGTGCGTGGTGCCGGACATGCTGCGTGGCGACGTCGAGATCCCGTGGGATCGCATGGACATGCAAGTGCTGATGAAGACCGACGGCCTGCCGACGTACTTCCTGGCCAACGTGGTCGATGACCACCTGATGGGCATCACCCACGTCCTGCGCGGCGAAGAATGGCTGCCTTCGGCACCGAAACTGATTCTTCTGTACGAATACTTCGGTTGGGAGCAACCGGAGCTGTGCTACATGCCGCTGCTGCGTAACCCGGACAAGAGCAAGCTGTCCAAGCGCAAGAACCCCACCTCTGTGACGTTCTACGAGCGTATGGGCTTCATGCCGGAAGCGATGCTCAACTACCTCGGGCGCATGGGCTGGTCGATGCCGGACGAGCGCGAGAAGTTCTCGCTGCAGGAAATGGTCGACAACTTCGACCTGAGCCGCGTCTCCCTCGGCGGGCCGATTTTCGACATCGAGAAGCTGTCGTGGCTCAACGGCCAGTGGCTGCGTGATTTGCCGGTGGCAGAGTTCGCTTCGCGCCTGCAAACCTGGGCACTCAACCCTGAATACATGATGAAGATCGCGCCGCACGTGCAGGGTCGCGTCGAGACTTTCAGCCAGGTCGCACCGCTGGCCGGATTCTTCTTCGCCGGGGGCGTGAACCCGGATGCCAAGCTGTTTGAATCGAAGAAGCTGTCGGGCGACCAGGTGCGTCAGCTGATGCAACTGATTCTGTGGAAGCTGGAAAGCCTGCGTCAGTGGGAGAAGGACAACATCACCGCGACGATTCAGGCGGTGGTCGAATCCCTCGAGCTGAAACTGCGTGACGCCATGCCGCTGATGTTCGCTGCCATCACTGGCCAAGCCAGTTCGGTATCGGTGCTGGATGCGATGGAAATCCTCGGCCCGGACCTGACGCGTTTCCGTCTGCGCCAGGCGATCGACCTGCTGGGCGGCGTGTCGAAGAAAGAAAACAAAGAGTGGGAAAAACTCCTCGGCAACATCGCCTGA
- a CDS encoding TetR/AcrR family transcriptional regulator, which yields MNDKKAQTRERILKAASAALIQRGPAEPSVGEVMGAAGLTVGGFYAHFESKDAMMLEAFKQLLGHRRGLIADMDTELTGEERRALVAAFYLSRKHRDSSESACPIPASVGELGRLPDAFRVALNEHVEMMVAQLAASPEDTDKALADMALMVGGLALARALGPGELSDRLLRAAKSAVI from the coding sequence ATGAACGATAAAAAAGCTCAAACCCGCGAACGCATCCTCAAGGCCGCCAGCGCAGCGCTGATTCAGCGCGGCCCGGCCGAACCGAGCGTGGGCGAAGTGATGGGCGCAGCCGGCCTGACGGTGGGCGGCTTCTATGCGCACTTCGAAAGCAAGGACGCAATGATGCTGGAAGCGTTCAAGCAACTGCTCGGTCATCGCCGTGGCCTGATCGCCGACATGGACACCGAATTGACCGGCGAAGAACGTCGCGCCTTGGTCGCTGCGTTTTACCTGTCACGAAAACACCGTGATTCCTCTGAGTCGGCATGCCCGATCCCGGCGTCTGTCGGTGAGCTGGGTCGCCTGCCGGACGCGTTTCGCGTGGCGTTGAATGAGCATGTGGAAATGATGGTCGCGCAGTTGGCGGCCAGCCCGGAAGACACCGACAAAGCCTTGGCCGACATGGCCTTGATGGTGGGTGGTTTGGCTCTGGCGCGAGCGTTGGGGCCGGGAGAGTTATCCGATCGATTGCTGCGTGCCGCCAAGTCGGCGGTGATATGA
- a CDS encoding alpha/beta fold hydrolase codes for MSTLKWVRGVNGTLGWFAPKLVASKMRLAFMTPRDLPPRDWELPLLAKSERITLRFGLSALRWGQGPAVLLMHGWEGRPTQFASLITALVDAGYTVVALDGPAHGRSPGNEANVALFARAMLEAAAELPPLQAVIGHSMGGASAMLAVQLGLRTETLVTIAAPARILAVLRGFARYVRLPPKARSAFIRQVEKDVGMRAAALDVSHYQLDMPGLIVHAEDDCFVPVKESQLIHEAWFDSRLLRLEEGGHQRVLADPRVIDGVLSLLAGRSLQSRQSA; via the coding sequence ATGAGCACGTTAAAGTGGGTTCGTGGCGTTAATGGCACCTTGGGCTGGTTTGCACCGAAACTGGTCGCAAGCAAAATGCGACTGGCATTCATGACGCCGCGGGATCTGCCGCCGCGAGACTGGGAATTGCCTCTGCTGGCGAAATCCGAGCGCATCACTTTACGCTTCGGCCTTTCAGCGTTGCGCTGGGGGCAAGGCCCGGCGGTGTTGCTGATGCACGGTTGGGAAGGCCGGCCGACGCAGTTTGCCAGCCTGATTACCGCGCTGGTGGATGCCGGTTACACCGTCGTCGCGTTGGATGGCCCTGCCCATGGTCGCTCACCGGGCAATGAAGCAAACGTCGCGCTGTTCGCCCGGGCCATGCTTGAGGCCGCCGCCGAGTTGCCGCCGCTGCAGGCGGTCATCGGTCATTCGATGGGCGGTGCCAGTGCCATGCTCGCCGTTCAGTTGGGTTTGCGCACTGAAACCCTGGTGACGATTGCTGCGCCGGCGCGAATTCTCGCGGTGCTGCGTGGTTTTGCCCGTTACGTGCGACTGCCGCCAAAAGCCCGTTCGGCGTTCATCCGCCAGGTAGAGAAAGACGTTGGCATGCGTGCCGCTGCACTGGATGTCTCGCACTATCAACTCGACATGCCCGGGCTGATCGTTCACGCCGAAGACGACTGCTTCGTTCCGGTCAAGGAGTCCCAGCTGATCCACGAAGCCTGGTTCGACAGCCGTCTGTTGCGACTGGAAGAAGGCGGTCATCAACGGGTATTGGCTGACCCTCGGGTGATTGATGGCGTGTTATCACTGCTGGCCGGCCGCAGCCTGCAATCGCGCCAATCGGCCTGA
- a CDS encoding acyl-CoA thioesterase: MGWDRATPFIIDLEVGAEDIDGLGHANNAVYVTWLERCAWRHSQRLGLDLVEYRRLDRAMAVVRHEIDYLAAAYEGDELQLATWIVDWDQRLKMTRHFQLKRPSDNTTLLRAQTTFVCIELSTGKPKRMPAEFIEGYGPALQVPS; the protein is encoded by the coding sequence ATGGGCTGGGATCGGGCAACGCCATTTATCATTGATCTGGAGGTGGGCGCCGAGGACATCGACGGGTTGGGTCACGCGAACAACGCGGTGTATGTGACCTGGCTCGAGCGCTGCGCCTGGCGCCACTCTCAGCGGCTTGGCCTGGACCTGGTCGAGTACCGGCGGCTTGATCGGGCGATGGCGGTGGTGCGGCACGAGATCGATTACCTGGCTGCGGCCTATGAGGGCGATGAGTTGCAACTGGCGACCTGGATCGTCGATTGGGACCAGCGTCTGAAAATGACCCGGCACTTCCAGCTGAAACGCCCCAGCGACAACACCACGTTGCTGCGGGCGCAGACCACGTTTGTCTGTATCGAATTGTCCACGGGCAAGCCCAAGCGCATGCCCGCCGAATTCATCGAAGGCTACGGCCCGGCGTTGCAGGTTCCGAGCTGA